The following are from one region of the Paenibacillus sabinae T27 genome:
- a CDS encoding helix-turn-helix domain-containing protein: MSVIEFCFYTQGRKGTFFLQDHLLLIVKTGVYTVRFGDQEYTMRSNEMMFIHKSIGVEYEKAGEPDSDYILDYMMFFLNEKIVDEFLTFAGFKPIYLVNDVVPITVFPINDRIGSYIESLKPYFENPDEVKEGLVRVKLMELLFHIADSNDRLLHQMMQPISKDRGSIAKIMEENFSNPVSLNDLAYLSGRSLATFKRDFQAVYNTPPLKWVRNRRLDKAKELLAETALSVTDICFSTGFENIAHFSKVFKERFGLPPSEFRRQLRLKEEA, encoded by the coding sequence ATGTCCGTTATCGAATTCTGTTTCTACACGCAAGGCAGAAAAGGAACCTTTTTTTTGCAGGATCATCTTCTTCTAATCGTCAAGACGGGTGTCTATACCGTTCGCTTCGGTGATCAAGAATATACGATGCGGAGCAACGAAATGATGTTTATTCATAAATCAATTGGAGTCGAGTACGAGAAAGCGGGTGAACCCGATTCCGATTACATCCTCGACTATATGATGTTTTTCCTGAACGAGAAGATAGTAGATGAATTCCTCACTTTCGCCGGTTTCAAACCAATTTATCTCGTGAATGATGTTGTTCCGATAACAGTCTTTCCGATCAATGACCGCATTGGAAGCTATATCGAGTCGTTAAAACCCTATTTCGAGAACCCTGACGAAGTCAAAGAAGGACTGGTTCGTGTGAAGCTGATGGAATTGCTGTTTCACATAGCAGATTCGAATGATCGTTTGTTGCATCAAATGATGCAACCCATAAGCAAGGACAGAGGCAGCATCGCAAAGATCATGGAGGAGAACTTCTCGAATCCCGTTTCCCTTAACGACCTGGCCTATTTGTCCGGCAGAAGCCTGGCGACGTTCAAAAGGGATTTTCAAGCAGTATACAACACCCCCCCGCTCAAATGGGTTCGCAATCGAAGGCTAGATAAAGCCAAGGAACTGTTAGCGGAAACAGCGTTATCTGTTACGGATATCTGTTTTTCGACCGGATTCGAAAATATCGCTCACTTTTCCAAAGTATTCAAGGAAAGATTCGGACTCCCGCCGTCAGAGTTTAGACGGCAGCTGAGGTTGAAGGAGGAGGCCTAA
- a CDS encoding Crp/Fnr family transcriptional regulator, with protein sequence MKHLLLKYMARLTSLSEAEQHTILDEIQVEEYRKGTVLLRQGEIPGKCYFVLKGCVRQHAVDETGRDITSNFYTEEQAIAIFNVHKPDKSSDSTLTCLEDSVLVVGQLDAEREMYAKYTQLESMTRRMIEESFGQFQEEFAAFIGSSPEERYKTLLLRRPGLIDRVPQHQLASYLGMTPESLSRIKKRLHRERAETEL encoded by the coding sequence ATGAAGCATCTTTTACTGAAATATATGGCCCGGCTGACCTCCTTGAGCGAAGCAGAGCAGCACACGATTTTGGATGAAATTCAAGTGGAAGAATACAGGAAGGGAACCGTTCTGCTCAGGCAGGGGGAGATTCCCGGCAAATGTTATTTTGTCCTGAAGGGGTGCGTACGGCAGCATGCGGTGGATGAGACGGGCCGGGACATAACCTCGAATTTCTATACCGAGGAGCAGGCGATCGCCATCTTCAACGTACATAAGCCGGATAAATCGTCGGATTCCACCCTGACCTGTCTGGAGGACTCTGTATTGGTTGTTGGCCAGCTGGACGCCGAGAGGGAGATGTACGCCAAATACACGCAGCTCGAGTCCATGACGCGCCGGATGATCGAGGAGAGCTTCGGTCAGTTTCAGGAGGAGTTCGCCGCTTTTATCGGCTCTTCTCCCGAGGAGCGTTACAAGACCCTGCTTCTTCGAAGACCCGGGCTCATCGACCGTGTTCCTCAGCATCAGCTGGCAAGCTATCTCGGCATGACGCCGGAGTCGCTGAGCCGGATCAAGAAACGGCTTCACCGCGAACGCGCGGAGACGGAGCTCTGA
- a CDS encoding aldo/keto reductase, giving the protein MKAGLNLWDTATVYGMGASESILGEFTKGRDDVLLSTKFTPQLGGPVEDRLNSSLNRLSADQTDIYWIHNPLDVKRWTPGLIPLMKSGKVKYAGVSNHNLEEIKLAQSILAEEGLKISAVQNHYSLLYRSSEEAGIIDYCNENNIVFFSYMVLEQGALTDKYNAKSPLPSGTRRGEAFNEDVLAKLEGLIHVMKEIGNKHNANSAQVAIAWAIAKGTVPIIGVTRTSQIADAVRADEITLTAREIHDLETAAKETGIVIKGDWEKPMH; this is encoded by the coding sequence ATGAAAGCCGGACTCAATTTATGGGACACTGCGACTGTGTACGGAATGGGAGCCTCCGAAAGCATTCTGGGCGAGTTTACAAAAGGCCGCGACGATGTGCTGCTCTCAACGAAATTCACTCCGCAACTTGGCGGGCCTGTTGAAGACCGCTTGAACAGTAGCCTGAACCGGCTCAGCGCAGACCAGACGGATATATATTGGATCCATAATCCTCTTGATGTAAAAAGATGGACTCCAGGACTGATTCCGTTGATGAAAAGCGGAAAAGTAAAATATGCAGGCGTCTCCAACCACAATCTGGAGGAAATCAAACTAGCGCAAAGTATTCTGGCTGAAGAAGGGCTGAAAATCTCTGCTGTACAAAATCATTACAGCTTACTGTACCGTTCGTCCGAAGAAGCCGGAATTATTGATTACTGCAACGAAAACAACATTGTGTTTTTCTCCTATATGGTGTTGGAACAAGGCGCATTAACCGACAAATACAATGCGAAAAGTCCTCTCCCAAGCGGCACCAGAAGAGGAGAGGCGTTTAATGAAGACGTGCTTGCGAAACTGGAAGGCCTGATCCATGTTATGAAGGAAATCGGCAATAAGCACAATGCGAATTCTGCACAAGTTGCAATCGCTTGGGCCATTGCGAAAGGAACCGTTCCGATAATCGGCGTTACGAGAACTTCCCAAATTGCTGATGCTGTAAGAGCCGATGAAATCACGCTGACAGCACGGGAAATCCATGATCTTGAAACAGCGGCGAAAGAGACAGGAATAGTAATCAAAGGTGACTGGGAAAAGCCGATGCATTAA
- a CDS encoding DUF4386 domain-containing protein: protein MSNPAARAAGISLILMAAAAAFSYGYVHGSLVTEGDPAATFGSLNAAPLLFRAEILAWSLIMVCDIVAAWGLYKVLKPVHPGLSLLGAWLRLLYTAVLGAAVSSLVVVSLLTGSSTGAFPGFTANQLETETMLFLRTFEAVWSVGLIIFGGHLLIVGVLALRAGNVPKIISILLLLAGAGYIVVHVCRTLWPEAEGLVKGLEWVFMLPMTAGELGFGIWLLFRAPSPRVRGEAVS, encoded by the coding sequence ATGTCGAATCCAGCGGCCCGGGCGGCCGGGATTTCACTCATTTTGATGGCGGCTGCCGCCGCATTCTCGTACGGATATGTACATGGAAGTCTGGTCACGGAGGGAGACCCGGCCGCTACTTTTGGCAGCTTGAACGCCGCTCCCCTGCTGTTCAGGGCTGAGATTTTGGCATGGTCCCTGATTATGGTCTGTGACATCGTGGCTGCATGGGGATTATATAAGGTGCTGAAGCCGGTGCATCCGGGCCTGTCCCTGCTGGGCGCATGGCTGCGCCTGTTGTATACGGCGGTCTTGGGCGCGGCCGTCTCCAGTCTTGTCGTCGTTTCACTGCTAACAGGCAGCAGTACCGGGGCATTTCCGGGCTTCACGGCGAATCAGTTGGAGACGGAGACGATGCTGTTTCTGCGGACTTTTGAAGCGGTATGGTCGGTGGGTTTGATCATTTTTGGCGGGCATCTGCTGATTGTGGGGGTTCTCGCTCTCCGAGCAGGGAATGTACCGAAGATCATCAGCATCCTGCTGCTGTTGGCCGGGGCGGGTTATATCGTCGTCCATGTGTGCCGCACGCTTTGGCCTGAAGCCGAGGGTCTTGTGAAGGGGCTGGAGTGGGTGTTTATGCTGCCGATGACCGCCGGGGAACTGGGATTTGGGATCTGGCTGCTGTTCAGAGCTCCGTCTCCGCGCGTTCGCGGTGAAGCCGTTTCTTGA
- a CDS encoding LysR family transcriptional regulator, producing the protein MDLKSLKTFHRILSSGSFHRAAEEMNYAQSTVTMQIQRLEAEIGAQLFDRTQKSVGLTEAGRVFYEQSIDIMKRIDQLKSTMIEVAQAESGSVRIGVTEPSASFRFPAILGKFLNTHPKVHVSVHIANTPILNNLLHTGEIDIALCSTPEMGTSLFFEPLFQEGFVVLLPEHHPLSEQSTISPEDFVGQRLLITAKNCPYRKKLEVVAQEWNIPLNTLNTLEITSMTALTSYVEHGIGIALVPRIMTESPVPGTVVREMGSHSINMTTGFLYQTDKLPMLPASRALYHFLKNELLTSITP; encoded by the coding sequence ATGGACTTAAAATCACTGAAAACATTCCATAGGATTCTAAGCTCAGGGAGTTTTCACCGGGCGGCGGAGGAGATGAACTACGCCCAATCCACTGTCACAATGCAGATACAGAGGCTGGAAGCAGAGATCGGTGCGCAGTTGTTTGACAGGACTCAAAAATCTGTTGGTTTGACTGAGGCTGGCAGAGTGTTTTACGAACAGAGCATTGATATTATGAAACGGATCGACCAACTGAAGTCGACAATGATAGAGGTGGCCCAAGCGGAATCCGGAAGTGTACGCATTGGTGTCACGGAGCCGTCCGCGAGCTTTCGATTTCCAGCAATTCTTGGCAAATTCTTAAACACCCATCCCAAAGTGCATGTAAGCGTACATATCGCCAACACCCCCATACTCAACAACTTGCTACATACAGGGGAGATTGACATTGCGCTTTGTTCCACTCCTGAAATGGGTACCAGTTTATTCTTTGAACCGTTATTCCAAGAAGGGTTTGTGGTATTACTGCCGGAGCATCATCCCCTCAGCGAACAATCCACCATTTCACCTGAGGATTTCGTCGGACAACGACTGCTTATCACAGCCAAGAACTGCCCGTACCGCAAGAAACTTGAAGTGGTTGCCCAAGAGTGGAACATACCATTAAACACGCTAAACACACTCGAAATCACCAGTATGACAGCCCTAACTAGTTACGTTGAGCACGGAATTGGCATAGCGTTAGTTCCTAGGATAATGACTGAGTCACCGGTACCGGGTACAGTGGTACGTGAAATGGGATCGCACTCAATTAATATGACAACCGGCTTTTTATATCAAACTGATAAGCTTCCGATGCTTCCAGCAAGCCGTGCATTGTACCATTTTCTAAAAAACGAATTATTGACATCAATCACTCCGTAA
- a CDS encoding CxxH/CxxC protein — protein sequence MYVVCKEHLELAIDMFVDEYEDAPDVVDLKDTEFSDWDPPAKCAECEKNAEYLVV from the coding sequence ATGTATGTTGTCTGTAAAGAACATCTGGAGCTGGCCATTGATATGTTTGTCGACGAATACGAGGACGCGCCCGACGTCGTGGATCTGAAGGATACGGAATTCTCGGACTGGGACCCGCCGGCCAAATGTGCGGAATGCGAGAAGAATGCGGAATATCTGGTCGTGTAA
- a CDS encoding amino acid ABC transporter ATP-binding/permease protein has translation MRREGWFAPYVSSYFWRFLAIVLLGALTIFSASSLMYTSGFLISKASIPPENILMIYVPIVGVRAFGTSRAVIHYVERLVGHDTILRILSQMRQRLYRILEPQALFLSSRFRTGDILGMLADDIEYLQNVYLRTVFPAVISLIIYAAAVIAIGMFDVRFAVLVGLYILVLVAVLPLISLLLTQKRQREVKQARNRLYQKLTDAVLGMSDWMISGRQGQFVDTYEADEQAVARTDAALRRWARIRMFLGQSVVGLGVVSMIWWAGGEFAQGAIPGTLIAAFALVVFPVADAFLPVSEAIEKIPQYRNSLERLAGVEERPGGWRRVMRQTVAIQGTAIGIHLPLEART, from the coding sequence TTGAGACGGGAAGGCTGGTTTGCCCCTTACGTGTCGTCTTATTTCTGGCGTTTCCTGGCGATTGTCCTGCTGGGCGCGCTGACGATATTTTCCGCTTCATCCCTGATGTATACGTCCGGCTTTCTGATTTCCAAAGCGTCCATTCCGCCGGAGAACATCCTCATGATCTATGTTCCGATTGTCGGTGTGCGCGCGTTCGGCACAAGCCGGGCGGTCATTCATTATGTGGAGCGGCTGGTCGGGCATGATACGATTCTGCGGATTTTGTCCCAGATGCGCCAGCGGCTGTACCGCATTCTGGAGCCGCAAGCGTTATTCCTCTCCTCGCGCTTCCGTACGGGCGATATTCTCGGGATGCTGGCTGATGACATTGAATATTTGCAAAATGTATATCTTCGCACCGTATTTCCCGCCGTCATTTCCCTGATCATCTACGCAGCGGCGGTTATTGCCATCGGTATGTTCGATGTGCGCTTCGCGGTGCTGGTCGGCCTGTACATTCTGGTACTGGTCGCTGTGCTGCCGCTCATTTCGCTGCTGCTGACGCAAAAACGTCAGCGCGAAGTCAAGCAGGCCCGCAACCGGCTGTACCAGAAGCTGACCGATGCCGTGCTCGGCATGAGCGACTGGATGATCAGCGGACGGCAGGGCCAGTTCGTCGATACGTATGAGGCGGATGAGCAGGCGGTCGCCCGCACGGACGCGGCGCTGCGGCGCTGGGCGCGTATCCGCATGTTTCTTGGCCAGTCGGTGGTCGGCCTGGGCGTGGTGTCCATGATCTGGTGGGCCGGCGGCGAGTTTGCGCAGGGAGCGATTCCCGGCACATTGATTGCCGCATTCGCGCTGGTGGTCTTTCCGGTTGCGGATGCGTTCCTGCCAGTATCGGAAGCGATTGAAAAAATCCCGCAGTACCGCAACTCTCTGGAACGGCTCGCGGGTGTGGAGGAGAGACCGGGGGGGTGGCGGAGGGTGATGCGCCAGACGGTGGCGATTCAAGGCACGGCGATTGGCATCCATCTGCCGCTGGAGGCACGGACATAA
- a CDS encoding alpha/beta fold hydrolase: MMSSLNHASQYYTSMATVPNLAKEWADRGQYTTWTSTVPENARFGPLDVFTICAGNIDNPVILFIHGYPTSSFDFRELFEELSQDYYVCAIDTPGYGFSSKPRNGYIYSIHDDARLVDHVVREVLKLNKFALFTHDKGDTVGMALLKLYQKYRECPYQITHHFITNGNIYLPLAQLSQLQNQLLDPVSGPALSSNLNGTIFAQALATLAYSKTLSSDEIASLASIFDYQGGANVQHDVIQYVNQRKQFEVGWLETLHKSDVPTTIIWGEQDQISPIRVSDYVWTTYLKSRKQVSTYWRIPQANHYLQNDAPHVVASIVNSELRSANDLDLRNEEAYRVF, encoded by the coding sequence ATGATGAGCAGTTTGAACCATGCTTCACAATACTATACTTCTATGGCCACCGTACCGAATTTAGCAAAGGAGTGGGCCGATAGAGGGCAATACACTACTTGGACTTCGACAGTGCCTGAAAATGCTCGTTTTGGGCCTCTCGATGTGTTTACGATTTGCGCAGGCAACATAGACAATCCAGTCATTCTCTTCATTCATGGTTATCCCACAAGCAGTTTTGATTTTCGGGAGTTGTTCGAGGAATTGAGTCAGGATTATTACGTCTGTGCGATTGATACACCAGGTTACGGATTTTCTTCGAAGCCTCGAAACGGATATATATACTCCATCCACGATGACGCACGTTTGGTGGATCACGTCGTTCGAGAAGTGTTGAAGCTTAATAAGTTTGCTTTGTTCACTCATGATAAAGGAGACACCGTGGGCATGGCCCTACTGAAGCTGTATCAGAAATACCGTGAATGTCCATATCAGATTACCCACCATTTCATCACCAACGGCAATATCTATCTGCCATTGGCGCAACTCTCGCAGCTTCAAAATCAGCTACTCGATCCGGTGTCCGGCCCGGCCCTGTCCTCCAATCTCAACGGCACGATCTTTGCGCAAGCCCTTGCAACGTTGGCGTATTCGAAAACCTTGTCTTCTGACGAAATCGCATCACTCGCCTCCATCTTTGATTATCAAGGCGGAGCCAATGTTCAACACGACGTCATTCAATATGTTAATCAGCGCAAACAATTCGAAGTAGGCTGGCTTGAAACGTTGCACAAGAGCGATGTGCCGACCACAATCATTTGGGGGGAACAGGATCAAATCTCACCGATTCGTGTTTCTGATTATGTCTGGACGACATACCTGAAATCTAGGAAGCAAGTTTCGACGTACTGGCGGATACCTCAAGCGAATCATTATCTCCAGAATGATGCGCCCCATGTCGTAGCTTCCATCGTGAACAGCGAGTTGAGATCAGCCAATGATCTTGATCTCCGCAACGAAGAGGCATACAGGGTCTTTTGA
- a CDS encoding SDR family oxidoreductase, translating to MHVLVTGATGYVGSAVVRELIGAGHTVTGLYRSEAKAAGLKAAGAEALYGTLGDLDTLRSAAAAADGVIHLAFTNDFSDFECALALDLQAVEVMGAALEGSGKPFITTAHANGIAADQAVLAMAERSIRASIVSLAPSVHGEGDKGFVPMMINIARAKGFAAYIGEGTNRWPAVHRLDAAVLYRLALESAPAGSRLLGAGDEGIPLRQIAEVIGRQLNVPAVSITSEEAAAHFGFLGAIAALDITSLYDTAQASLATRELLGWTPVQPGLLADLEEGHYFA from the coding sequence ATGCATGTTTTGGTTACAGGAGCAACAGGGTATGTTGGTTCCGCAGTCGTTCGGGAACTGATCGGAGCGGGCCATACAGTGACGGGCCTTTACCGTTCTGAAGCGAAAGCAGCGGGATTAAAGGCGGCGGGAGCCGAAGCGCTGTACGGCACGCTAGGAGATCTCGATACGCTGCGCAGCGCCGCTGCTGCTGCAGACGGCGTGATTCATCTGGCGTTCACCAACGACTTCTCCGACTTTGAATGTGCGTTGGCTCTGGATTTACAGGCCGTTGAAGTCATGGGTGCGGCGCTGGAAGGCTCCGGGAAGCCGTTCATTACCACGGCTCATGCAAACGGAATCGCCGCGGACCAGGCCGTGCTCGCAATGGCAGAGCGAAGCATCCGGGCATCCATCGTCTCGCTTGCACCGTCCGTGCATGGCGAAGGCGATAAGGGCTTTGTGCCGATGATGATCAACATCGCCCGGGCGAAGGGTTTCGCCGCCTACATCGGCGAAGGAACAAACCGCTGGCCTGCGGTTCATCGCCTGGATGCGGCGGTTCTGTACCGTCTGGCCCTGGAATCTGCACCGGCAGGCTCACGACTGCTTGGCGCCGGCGATGAAGGCATTCCGCTCCGCCAGATCGCCGAAGTCATCGGGCGCCAGCTGAACGTGCCGGCGGTTAGCATAACATCTGAAGAAGCTGCCGCCCATTTTGGCTTTCTTGGCGCCATTGCCGCACTCGACATCACAAGCCTGTACGACACTGCGCAGGCGAGTCTGGCAACAAGGGAGCTTCTGGGTTGGACACCGGTGCAGCCCGGACTGCTCGCCGATCTCGAAGAAGGACATTATTTTGCATAA
- a CDS encoding MerR family transcriptional regulator produces MKIQELADKMGLTIHTIRFYEKEGLLDNRHVRRESNNYRNYSEEAIERLKLIKKFQSIGCSLAELKEALQDHDTNSRTNLQIIDWIQGKKEEIERKKQEYDQMLDTLNKMLEYRTLLMNDPQKAEEMLKNWHTGSSD; encoded by the coding sequence ATGAAAATTCAGGAACTGGCGGACAAGATGGGGTTAACGATCCATACGATCCGCTTTTATGAAAAGGAAGGCTTGCTGGATAACCGTCATGTCCGGCGGGAAAGCAACAATTACCGCAACTATTCGGAAGAGGCAATCGAGCGGCTAAAGCTCATCAAGAAGTTCCAGTCCATCGGCTGTTCGCTGGCTGAACTAAAGGAAGCTCTGCAGGACCACGATACTAATTCGCGAACCAACCTGCAGATTATCGATTGGATTCAAGGCAAGAAAGAGGAGATCGAACGCAAGAAGCAAGAATATGACCAGATGCTGGACACCCTCAATAAGATGCTGGAGTACCGGACTTTGCTCATGAACGACCCGCAAAAAGCCGAGGAGATGCTCAAGAATTGGCATACCGGCTCATCCGATTGA
- the cydD gene encoding thiol reductant ABC exporter subunit CydD, with amino-acid sequence MDRNLLGYKGVRPVFLAVGFLTLVQSLSILLMAKSLAEVVSALFAGNPLKEQWGTALLFLLAFLARHACGLLMSSASYRFAEKTGSAMRRKMMDRLFRLGPRMAGDQGTGTLVTLVLEGVTKFRTYLELIIPRMVGMAVTPALLLVFVYTQDRISGIILTVTMPILIVFMILIGMTARGQMDRQLESYRTLSNHFVDSLRGLETLKFLGRSKDHSEAIAEVSDRYRSATMRTLRVAFLSSFALDFFTMLSVASVAVSLGVRLVNGEMTLVTGLMILILAPEYFLPVRLVGADFHATLDGKEAGEAMKSIIDRETVKAVVLERGESSRMNAQAAGGEGRSEERSQQEGKVRALAAEVGKPDMHPPVGGETTEASGSDASAVPESVFVWTATSMLSLEGIGVRHEEGGPSSLEEITVQFPSTGKIGIIGESGAGKSTLIDVLAGFLHPSRGHIKINDYDVSALTDDAWRRQTSYIPQRPYIFSGTLADNVRFYHPEASPEAVAGAVAAAGLSPLAASLPDGLDEMIGGGGRALSGGQEQRVALARALLSRRPIMLLDEPTAHLDIETEYELKETMLPLFEDKLVFLATHRLHWMADMDLILVMKQGRVAEMGTHQELLERKGTYYELVEAQQEGIL; translated from the coding sequence ATGGATAGAAATTTGCTCGGGTATAAAGGAGTTAGGCCGGTCTTTCTGGCGGTGGGATTCCTTACCCTGGTGCAAAGCTTGTCCATCTTGTTGATGGCCAAATCGCTGGCCGAAGTCGTCTCCGCGCTGTTCGCGGGGAATCCGCTGAAGGAACAATGGGGCACTGCGCTGTTGTTCCTTCTTGCGTTTCTGGCGAGGCATGCCTGCGGCCTGCTGATGAGCAGCGCCTCGTACCGGTTCGCGGAGAAGACGGGCAGCGCCATGCGGCGCAAGATGATGGACAGGCTGTTTCGGCTGGGGCCGAGAATGGCCGGGGATCAAGGGACAGGAACCCTGGTAACGCTTGTGCTGGAGGGGGTCACCAAGTTCCGCACCTATCTGGAGCTGATTATTCCGCGGATGGTCGGCATGGCGGTAACGCCTGCGCTGCTCCTTGTCTTTGTGTACACGCAGGACCGCATAAGCGGGATTATTCTAACCGTGACGATGCCGATTCTTATCGTGTTCATGATTCTGATCGGCATGACGGCGCGGGGGCAGATGGACCGGCAGCTGGAATCGTACCGGACGCTGTCCAATCATTTTGTCGATTCGCTGCGGGGGCTGGAAACGCTGAAGTTTCTCGGACGTAGCAAGGATCACAGCGAGGCGATTGCCGAGGTTAGCGACCGCTACCGGTCGGCAACGATGCGTACTCTCCGGGTCGCATTCCTGTCCTCGTTTGCGCTCGATTTCTTCACGATGTTGTCCGTCGCTTCCGTGGCCGTCAGTCTCGGTGTGCGACTGGTGAATGGAGAAATGACGCTGGTGACAGGGCTGATGATCCTCATTCTCGCGCCGGAATATTTCCTGCCAGTGCGGCTCGTCGGCGCCGACTTCCATGCTACGCTCGACGGCAAGGAGGCCGGCGAAGCGATGAAGAGCATCATCGACCGGGAGACGGTTAAGGCTGTAGTGCTGGAGCGTGGGGAGTCATCGCGGATGAATGCTCAGGCAGCAGGAGGGGAGGGGCGTTCGGAAGAACGCTCTCAGCAGGAGGGGAAAGTGCGTGCTTTGGCGGCTGAGGTAGGTAAACCGGATATGCATCCACCCGTCGGCGGGGAGACAACTGAAGCCTCCGGCTCGGATGCATCGGCTGTACCGGAGTCCGTATTTGTCTGGACTGCCACCAGCATGCTGTCTCTTGAAGGGATCGGCGTCCGGCACGAAGAGGGAGGTCCTTCCTCGCTGGAGGAAATTACCGTGCAGTTCCCCAGTACCGGCAAAATCGGCATCATCGGCGAGAGCGGCGCCGGCAAGTCGACGCTGATTGATGTGCTTGCCGGGTTTTTGCATCCGAGCCGGGGACATATAAAAATAAACGATTATGACGTAAGCGCGCTGACGGACGACGCCTGGCGGCGCCAGACGTCGTATATTCCGCAGCGGCCGTACATTTTTAGCGGTACATTGGCGGATAATGTCCGGTTCTATCATCCGGAGGCTTCTCCGGAAGCCGTTGCCGGGGCGGTCGCAGCAGCCGGTCTCTCTCCGCTTGCCGCTTCGCTCCCTGACGGACTGGACGAAATGATTGGCGGCGGCGGACGCGCTTTAAGCGGCGGGCAGGAGCAGCGGGTCGCGCTGGCGCGGGCGCTGCTGAGCAGACGTCCGATCATGCTGCTGGACGAACCGACGGCGCATCTGGACATCGAGACGGAGTATGAGCTGAAGGAGACGATGCTGCCGCTATTTGAGGACAAGCTTGTCTTCCTGGCAACGCACCGTCTGCACTGGATGGCGGATATGGACCTTATTCTGGTTATGAAGCAGGGCAGGGTTGCCGAAATGGGCACCCATCAGGAGCTTCTTGAACGCAAAGGCACCTATTACGAGCTTGTAGAAGCGCAACAGGAGGGGATTCTTTGA
- a CDS encoding VOC family protein, which translates to MNLSMNWITLRVRDLEASLNFYHGILKLPIQRRFESRGRQIAMLGTEGQPKVELIQGSEPVLKAECGVSIGFEVESLDEAMAYLKSLGIPVARGPVAPNPRLRFFYILDPDCFEVQLAEHSD; encoded by the coding sequence ATGAATTTGAGCATGAATTGGATTACACTCCGGGTGCGCGATCTCGAGGCGTCCCTGAACTTCTATCACGGGATTCTCAAACTACCGATTCAGCGCAGATTCGAGAGCAGAGGCAGGCAGATCGCCATGCTGGGGACGGAGGGGCAGCCGAAGGTTGAACTGATCCAGGGAAGCGAGCCGGTGTTGAAGGCGGAATGTGGTGTGTCCATTGGTTTTGAGGTGGAGTCCCTGGATGAGGCGATGGCATATTTGAAGAGCTTGGGCATTCCGGTTGCCCGCGGGCCGGTCGCGCCCAATCCACGTCTGCGATTCTTTTATATCCTAGACCCGGACTGCTTTGAGGTGCAGCTGGCGGAGCATAGCGATTAG
- a CDS encoding amino acid ABC transporter ATP-binding/permease protein yields MAEGDAPDGGDSRHGDWHPSAAGGTDINSAHISIRQADYRYEEAGEWSVRDLTLDIPQGKKIAIIGRSGAGKSTLLKMIQGALAPTAGAVTINGMAAASYGEQIPSIISVLNQRPHLFDTTVANNIRLGDPEASEEQIAQAGALAKLGDLIDSLPAGYDTRVREAGLRFSGGERQRIALARILLQNTPVVLLDEPTVGLDPRTERELLSTIFAAMEGKTLIWVTHHLVGAERMDEVIFMENGRVEMRGTHAELMASEPRYRRLYELDRPGYAAQRATSAN; encoded by the coding sequence GTGGCGGAGGGTGATGCGCCAGACGGTGGCGATTCAAGGCACGGCGATTGGCATCCATCTGCCGCTGGAGGCACGGACATAAATTCGGCTCATATCTCGATCCGCCAAGCGGATTACCGCTACGAAGAAGCCGGGGAATGGTCGGTTCGCGATTTGACGCTGGACATTCCCCAGGGTAAGAAAATCGCCATCATCGGCCGCAGCGGTGCAGGCAAATCGACCCTGCTGAAGATGATCCAGGGAGCGCTTGCTCCCACCGCAGGAGCTGTGACCATCAACGGCATGGCTGCCGCCTCCTACGGAGAGCAGATTCCATCCATTATCTCCGTCCTGAACCAGCGTCCGCATCTGTTCGACACGACGGTAGCGAACAATATCCGGCTTGGCGACCCGGAGGCTTCCGAGGAGCAAATCGCGCAGGCGGGCGCTTTGGCGAAGCTGGGCGACCTGATCGACTCGCTGCCTGCAGGCTACGACACGCGGGTGCGCGAAGCGGGGCTGCGCTTCTCCGGTGGGGAACGCCAGCGGATCGCGCTGGCGCGCATCCTGCTGCAAAACACGCCGGTCGTTCTGCTCGACGAGCCGACGGTAGGTCTCGATCCGCGCACGGAGCGGGAGCTGCTGTCGACGATTTTTGCCGCAATGGAGGGCAAGACGCTGATCTGGGTGACCCATCATCTCGTCGGTGCGGAGCGGATGGACGAAGTGATTTTTATGGAGAACGGCAGAGTCGAAATGCGCGGCACCCACGCCGAACTGATGGCTTCCGAGCCCCGCTACCGCAGATTGTATGAGCTGGACCGGCCGGGGTATGCGGCGCAGCGCGCCACTTCGGCGAATTAA